One Enterococcus silesiacus genomic window carries:
- a CDS encoding riboflavin biosynthesis protein RibD: MSREVILYIAASVDGYIAEPDGSIDFLGGGIELVEEDTSYQDLMEKIDTVVMGRTTYDQVVNELSPEQYPYEEQASYIITSRPDENAEKLIFTSQNPVELIQELKEQEGKAIWIVGGASIIAPLVEANLIDTYILTTIPTILGKGIRLFNEFNGPVNLKVEQVYVKNDMVYTTYTRRAFS; this comes from the coding sequence ATGAGTAGAGAAGTTATTTTATACATCGCAGCAAGTGTTGATGGCTATATCGCAGAACCAGACGGCAGTATTGATTTTTTAGGTGGCGGGATCGAATTAGTGGAAGAGGATACCAGTTATCAAGATCTGATGGAAAAAATCGATACGGTAGTAATGGGCCGAACGACGTATGATCAAGTGGTTAATGAATTATCTCCAGAACAATATCCATATGAAGAGCAAGCATCTTATATTATCACGAGTCGTCCAGACGAAAACGCTGAAAAATTAATTTTTACTAGTCAAAATCCTGTAGAATTGATCCAAGAATTAAAAGAACAAGAAGGTAAAGCGATTTGGATCGTTGGAGGGGCAAGTATTATCGCACCATTAGTTGAAGCAAATTTGATCGATACCTATATTCTTACGACAATTCCTACGATTTTAGGGAAAGGAATTCGTTTATTTAACGAATTCAATGGACCAGTAAATTTGAAAGTAGAGCAAGTTTATGTGAAAAATGATATGGTGTATACAACGTATACAAGAAGAGCATTTTCATAA
- a CDS encoding NAD(P)H dehydrogenase: MKTTIIYAHPWKGSYNHAILNKLLQRLEKEGAAYQLIDLNKDQFDPVFSEKDLALFSKGETTDPLVHRYQKILGETNELFIIAPTWWYEFPAIVKGFFDKVMLKNIAYDDSGISLKGLFTNIKTTTIINTGTAPKWYLKYVKGNYVKTVFIKGTLKDIGIKNVKWKYIDINRASEDKRTQFLERV, encoded by the coding sequence ATGAAAACAACGATTATTTATGCTCATCCATGGAAAGGTAGTTACAATCACGCAATCTTGAATAAATTGCTGCAACGCCTAGAGAAGGAAGGAGCAGCATATCAATTGATTGATTTGAATAAAGATCAATTTGATCCAGTTTTTTCTGAAAAAGATCTAGCTTTATTTTCTAAAGGAGAAACAACAGATCCGCTCGTTCATCGCTATCAAAAAATCTTGGGAGAAACCAATGAATTATTTATTATTGCCCCGACATGGTGGTATGAGTTTCCAGCAATTGTCAAAGGTTTCTTTGATAAAGTGATGCTTAAAAATATTGCTTATGATGATTCAGGTATAAGTCTGAAAGGATTATTTACGAATATAAAAACGACAACGATCATCAATACAGGCACAGCTCCTAAGTGGTATTTAAAGTATGTTAAAGGGAATTATGTCAAAACTGTTTTTATCAAGGGGACGCTTAAAGATATTGGGATTAAAAACGTGAAGTGGAAGTATATTGATATAAATAGAGCTTCTGAAGATAAAAGAACGCAATTTTTAGAGCGGGTTTAA
- a CDS encoding RpiR family transcriptional regulator has protein sequence MFDLEKVHSLNELEMLVYQYILEHMSRIPKLTIRQLSAECHVSTSTILRFCSKMGFDGFSELKYVLKKEEKLQEQSFEQYSDATIHVDSFLKRINQQTYYETLKPAITMIALARHIVFSGIGTSGILGTYGSRYFANMGINAYSIGDPFTPIPQRGFENTLAIILSVSGETTEVIKQVTDFKRSSAKILSITNDEHSTISRLADYNISYYMPDERSVYADPSINITTQIPVIALIELLAHQASNEFAEKNPLKDDAQ, from the coding sequence TTGTTCGATTTAGAAAAAGTTCACTCATTGAATGAACTGGAAATGCTAGTTTATCAATATATCTTAGAGCATATGAGTAGAATTCCTAAACTAACGATTCGTCAACTTTCTGCTGAATGTCACGTGTCCACATCAACGATTTTGCGTTTTTGTTCTAAAATGGGGTTTGACGGTTTTTCAGAATTAAAATATGTCTTAAAAAAGGAAGAAAAACTGCAAGAACAATCGTTTGAACAATATTCTGATGCTACGATTCACGTAGATTCTTTTTTAAAGCGGATCAACCAGCAAACTTATTATGAAACTCTGAAACCTGCAATTACGATGATTGCCTTGGCCCGTCACATTGTTTTTTCGGGTATCGGTACGAGTGGCATTTTAGGTACTTATGGTAGCCGCTATTTTGCAAATATGGGCATCAATGCTTACAGTATTGGTGATCCATTCACACCGATCCCCCAAAGAGGCTTTGAAAATACCTTAGCGATTATTCTTTCTGTTTCAGGAGAAACGACTGAAGTAATCAAGCAAGTTACTGATTTTAAAAGATCTAGTGCTAAGATTTTGAGTATTACCAATGATGAACATTCCACTATTTCCCGTTTAGCGGACTACAATATTTCATATTATATGCCGGATGAACGCTCTGTTTACGCTGATCCTTCTATCAATATCACCACACAAATTCCCGTAATTGCATTGATCGAGTTACTTGCTCATCAAGCAAGTAACGAGTTTGCAGAAAAGAATCCACTAAAAGATGATGCTCAATAA
- a CDS encoding PTS cellobiose transporter subunit IIC — MNEWINEKVLPPVLKFVNTKAITALRNGMLYTMPFTIVGSIFLLLANFPLKSFANWVTDSGLAVYFNQAYGASFAIMSIFAVIGIAYSYVKTEGFEGLPAGMISLVVFILFMSSEITDVDSGVTIGNIINKDWTAGKGMITAIIVGLIVGWVYSWFLRHDIRIKLPEAVPENVANSFTALIPAAALITGAMFVYIFFDKVFKTTFFDFIYEVLQSPLQGVTDSLGGALVLGFLVPLFWFFGVHGSTIVGGIMGPILQANSLENTDILKSGKELTVANGGHIVTQQFLDQFLTVTGAGMTLGLVVYMVFFAKSAQFKQLGRLSIGPAVFNINEPITFATPIVMNPIMAIPFILTPVVSSVITYFALYTGLVPLFTAVQVPWTTPPIISGLLVGGWQAALLQVFVLTLGFFIYLPFARKMDAINYAQETNQPITEEVLEEIEAEA; from the coding sequence ATGAATGAATGGATCAATGAAAAAGTTCTACCACCCGTGTTAAAATTCGTTAATACTAAAGCGATTACAGCGTTGAGAAATGGTATGTTGTATACGATGCCATTTACGATCGTCGGTTCTATTTTCTTATTACTAGCTAATTTTCCACTTAAATCTTTTGCAAACTGGGTTACTGATAGTGGCCTTGCAGTTTACTTCAATCAAGCATACGGTGCCTCTTTTGCCATCATGTCTATTTTTGCCGTAATCGGAATCGCCTATTCTTATGTAAAAACAGAAGGCTTTGAAGGTCTACCTGCTGGAATGATCTCCCTTGTTGTCTTTATCTTATTTATGTCTTCTGAAATCACCGATGTAGACAGCGGTGTAACAATTGGCAACATCATCAACAAAGACTGGACTGCTGGTAAAGGAATGATCACAGCGATCATCGTTGGTCTGATTGTTGGTTGGGTGTACAGTTGGTTCTTACGTCATGATATTCGGATTAAATTACCTGAAGCAGTTCCTGAAAATGTCGCAAACTCATTTACTGCATTAATTCCGGCTGCGGCTTTGATCACTGGTGCAATGTTTGTTTATATTTTCTTTGACAAAGTCTTTAAAACAACTTTTTTTGATTTTATTTACGAAGTGTTGCAATCTCCACTTCAAGGGGTTACTGATTCACTAGGTGGTGCATTAGTTCTTGGATTCTTAGTTCCATTATTTTGGTTCTTCGGCGTGCACGGTTCAACGATTGTCGGCGGAATTATGGGTCCGATTTTACAAGCGAACTCTTTGGAAAACACCGATATTTTAAAATCTGGTAAAGAATTAACCGTTGCAAACGGTGGTCATATCGTGACACAACAATTTTTAGATCAATTTTTAACTGTAACTGGTGCTGGTATGACACTTGGATTAGTGGTTTATATGGTATTCTTTGCAAAATCAGCCCAATTCAAACAACTAGGGCGTTTGTCAATTGGACCTGCCGTGTTCAATATCAATGAACCAATCACATTTGCTACACCGATCGTAATGAATCCGATCATGGCAATTCCGTTCATTTTAACGCCTGTCGTGTCATCTGTTATTACTTACTTTGCTCTATATACAGGTTTAGTCCCATTATTTACAGCGGTTCAAGTGCCTTGGACAACGCCTCCGATCATTTCTGGATTATTAGTTGGTGGCTGGCAAGCGGCCTTACTACAAGTGTTTGTCTTAACGTTAGGATTCTTTATTTACTTACCATTTGCTAGAAAAATGGATGCAATCAACTATGCGCAAGAAACAAATCAACCTATTACAGAAGAAGTATTAGAAGAAATTGAAGCAGAAGCTTAA
- a CDS encoding 6-phospho-beta-glucosidase, whose protein sequence is MSILRENFLWGGAVAAHQLEGGWNQGGKGISVADVMTVGAHGVARRITDGVLKGENYPNHDAIDFYHHYKEDVKLFADLGLNCFRTSIAWTRIFPNGDEAEPNEAGLQFYDDLFDECLKYGIEPVITLSHFEMPYHLVTEYGGWRNRKMIDFFAKFARVCFERYKDKVTYWMTFNEINNQANYAEDFAPFTNSGIKYQEGEDREKIMYQAAHYELVASAQAVKIGHAINPDFQIGCMIAMCPIYPYSCDPKDMMMSVSAMQKRYWFTDVHVRGHYPSFMENYLARKGFDLDITEQDLTDLTHGCVDYIGFSYYMSFAIKDHEKGPAFDYDESQDLVKNPYVEASDWGWQIDPLGLRYAMNWFNERYELPLFIVENGFGAIDEIEPDGTINDQYRIDYLKAHIEMMKEAVEFDGIPLIGYTPWGFIDLVSAGTGEMKKRYGFIFVDKDNEGQGTLKRSKKKSFDWYQQVIKSNGEEL, encoded by the coding sequence ATGTCAATTTTAAGAGAAAATTTCCTTTGGGGCGGCGCAGTTGCCGCTCATCAATTAGAAGGTGGTTGGAATCAAGGTGGTAAAGGTATTAGCGTTGCTGATGTTATGACCGTTGGCGCTCATGGTGTGGCTAGACGAATTACAGACGGCGTGTTAAAAGGCGAAAACTACCCCAATCATGATGCCATCGATTTTTATCATCATTATAAAGAAGATGTAAAATTATTCGCAGACCTTGGGCTAAATTGTTTCCGGACATCGATTGCTTGGACGCGGATTTTCCCCAATGGAGACGAAGCAGAACCAAATGAAGCAGGCTTGCAGTTCTATGATGATTTGTTCGACGAATGTTTAAAATATGGAATTGAACCTGTGATTACTTTGTCTCATTTTGAAATGCCGTATCATTTAGTCACTGAATATGGTGGCTGGCGTAATCGTAAAATGATCGATTTCTTTGCGAAGTTTGCTCGTGTTTGTTTTGAACGTTATAAAGATAAAGTGACTTATTGGATGACCTTCAATGAAATCAATAATCAAGCGAATTACGCTGAAGACTTTGCCCCTTTTACCAACTCTGGTATTAAGTACCAAGAAGGTGAAGATCGCGAAAAAATTATGTATCAAGCGGCTCACTATGAGTTAGTAGCCAGTGCGCAAGCTGTTAAAATTGGTCACGCAATCAATCCTGATTTCCAAATTGGTTGTATGATCGCGATGTGTCCAATTTATCCCTATTCCTGTGATCCGAAAGATATGATGATGTCAGTCAGTGCGATGCAAAAACGGTACTGGTTTACCGATGTTCATGTTCGCGGTCATTATCCTAGCTTTATGGAAAACTATTTGGCTCGTAAAGGCTTTGATTTAGATATTACGGAACAAGATTTGACTGATTTAACGCATGGCTGCGTGGATTATATTGGCTTTAGCTACTATATGTCGTTTGCGATTAAAGATCATGAAAAAGGCCCTGCTTTTGATTATGATGAGTCGCAAGATTTAGTTAAGAATCCTTATGTAGAAGCTTCTGATTGGGGTTGGCAAATCGATCCGTTAGGCTTGCGTTATGCCATGAACTGGTTTAATGAGCGCTATGAATTGCCGTTGTTTATTGTGGAAAATGGCTTTGGTGCGATCGATGAAATCGAACCAGATGGCACGATTAATGACCAATATCGCATCGATTATTTGAAAGCTCATATTGAGATGATGAAAGAAGCAGTTGAGTTTGATGGCATTCCATTGATTGGGTATACGCCTTGGGGCTTTATTGACTTGGTTTCTGCGGGAACTGGTGAGATGAAGAAACGGTATGGTTTTATCTTTGTGGATAAGGATAATGAAGGGCAAGGGACGTTGAAGCGTTCTAAGAAGAAGTCGTTTGATTGGTATCAGCAAGTGATTAAGAGTAATGGTGAAGAGTTGTAA
- a CDS encoding DNA-3-methyladenine glycosylase, with translation MKKKQQSKFDWYHNQWGKPTHDDRLLFILLTVGTFQAGLSWKAAAGKLEVFLRNFHNMEIQKVAGMMPDDVEKIMQDPEMIRNQRKINATIQNAQAILAVQQEYGSFAEYMWDFVGGVPCLNVYEEAYEVPNVTPLSKNVAKDMKKQGFTFVGPVVTYMFMKASGMIQDEVLNQEL, from the coding sequence ATGAAAAAAAAGCAACAGTCAAAATTCGACTGGTACCACAACCAATGGGGCAAACCCACACATGATGATCGTTTACTTTTTATTTTACTGACTGTAGGAACTTTTCAGGCTGGATTAAGTTGGAAAGCGGCCGCTGGTAAATTAGAGGTTTTTTTGAGAAACTTCCATAATATGGAGATTCAAAAAGTTGCAGGGATGATGCCAGACGATGTGGAAAAAATCATGCAAGATCCTGAAATGATTCGCAACCAAAGAAAAATCAACGCCACGATCCAAAATGCCCAAGCGATTTTAGCAGTGCAACAAGAATACGGCAGTTTTGCTGAGTATATGTGGGATTTTGTTGGTGGTGTTCCGTGTTTGAATGTGTATGAAGAAGCGTATGAGGTTCCAAATGTTACCCCGTTATCTAAAAATGTCGCGAAAGATATGAAAAAACAGGGTTTTACCTTTGTCGGTCCAGTTGTGACATATATGTTTATGAAAGCTAGTGGAATGATTCAAGATGAAGTGTTGAATCAAGAGTTATGA
- a CDS encoding transketolase, with the protein MKDLEMRQVYTKTILELAQKDQKIVALEADLASSMGTSKLKEQLGKRYINVGIMEAEEMGAAAGLAVTGFIPFIHTFAPFATRRSFDQVFLSLGYAQNHAVIVGTDPGVTAEMNGGTHMPFEDIALMRVIPRNQIYEVSDPYQFKAILEYAHTAQGLFYIRTIRKQAKSLYNGKEDFSKGYCKLKEGTQGTIFSSGIMVEEALQAADDLEKKGISVQVIDLFRIKPMNEDIVIKAAKLGPIVTAENHNVIGGLGSAVAEIVAENHPVKMKRVGVKEQFGQVGKMAYLKEVYGLKAVDISKAMLDLLK; encoded by the coding sequence ATGAAAGACTTAGAGATGCGGCAAGTGTATACAAAAACAATTCTAGAATTAGCCCAAAAAGATCAGAAAATCGTCGCCTTAGAAGCGGATCTAGCAAGTTCGATGGGGACGAGTAAATTAAAGGAACAACTAGGCAAGCGTTATATTAATGTGGGCATTATGGAAGCAGAAGAAATGGGAGCAGCCGCTGGTTTGGCTGTAACGGGATTTATTCCATTTATCCATACCTTTGCTCCTTTTGCTACGAGACGCTCTTTTGATCAAGTCTTTCTTTCACTTGGTTATGCTCAAAATCATGCAGTCATCGTGGGAACTGATCCAGGAGTAACTGCTGAAATGAATGGCGGAACGCATATGCCGTTTGAAGATATTGCCTTGATGCGCGTGATTCCGAGAAATCAGATCTATGAAGTATCAGATCCTTATCAATTTAAAGCCATTTTGGAATATGCTCACACAGCCCAAGGGTTATTCTATATTCGGACGATCCGTAAACAAGCAAAGTCACTTTATAATGGAAAAGAAGATTTTTCTAAAGGTTATTGTAAGCTAAAAGAGGGAACACAAGGGACGATTTTTTCTAGTGGAATTATGGTAGAAGAAGCCCTTCAGGCAGCGGATGATTTAGAGAAAAAAGGAATTTCAGTTCAAGTGATCGATTTGTTTAGAATCAAACCAATGAATGAAGACATCGTGATTAAAGCAGCTAAACTAGGGCCGATCGTAACAGCGGAGAATCACAATGTGATCGGTGGATTAGGAAGTGCTGTAGCCGAAATCGTTGCTGAAAATCATCCAGTAAAAATGAAGCGGGTCGGTGTAAAAGAGCAATTCGGTCAAGTGGGTAAAATGGCGTATTTAAAAGAAGTTTATGGATTGAAAGCTGTTGATATTTCAAAAGCGATGTTAGACTTATTAAAATAG
- a CDS encoding carbohydrate degradation protein — translation METTKFADQIRYYTMRELDNLGFGHFGGSLSIVETLAVLYGKVLNVSPERKDDPDRDYFVLSKGHAGPALYATLFLKGYFDEEFLYSLNQNGTKLPSHPDRIKTPGVDMTTGSLGQGISAATGIAKGNQLLGKSNYTYAIVGDGELNEGQCWEAFQFAAHHKLDHLIVLIDDNKKQLDGYTTDICDPFDFVEKMQAFGFNSWRVDGGDVMAIEEAVIQGKQVNGKPTAIVLDTIKGQGVLYFEELVDNHHVRPDEAGKIAIKEAIATLAEKIEVNQ, via the coding sequence ATGGAAACGACAAAATTTGCGGATCAGATTCGGTATTATACGATGAGAGAGCTAGATAATTTAGGATTTGGGCATTTTGGCGGTAGCTTGTCTATTGTTGAAACGTTGGCAGTTCTGTATGGGAAAGTCTTGAATGTGTCGCCAGAAAGAAAAGATGATCCAGATCGTGATTATTTTGTTTTATCGAAAGGGCATGCAGGACCTGCTCTTTATGCTACGTTGTTTTTAAAAGGCTATTTTGATGAAGAATTTCTTTATAGCTTAAATCAAAATGGCACTAAATTACCGTCACATCCAGATCGAATCAAAACACCAGGTGTAGATATGACCACAGGATCGCTTGGACAAGGGATCTCAGCTGCGACAGGAATTGCGAAAGGCAATCAATTGTTAGGTAAAAGTAATTATACCTATGCAATCGTTGGTGATGGGGAATTAAATGAAGGTCAATGTTGGGAAGCCTTTCAGTTTGCGGCGCATCACAAGCTGGATCATTTGATCGTGTTGATCGATGATAACAAGAAGCAATTGGATGGTTATACAACAGATATTTGCGATCCGTTTGATTTTGTCGAAAAAATGCAGGCGTTTGGGTTTAATAGTTGGCGTGTTGACGGTGGCGATGTAATGGCGATTGAAGAAGCGGTTATTCAGGGGAAACAAGTAAATGGTAAACCGACAGCAATTGTTTTAGATACAATAAAAGGACAAGGGGTTCTTTACTTTGAAGAGTTAGTGGATAATCATCATGTTCGTCCAGATGAGGCAGGAAAAATAGCAATAAAAGAAGCAATCGCAACATTAGCTGAAAAGATCGAGGTGAATCAGTAA
- a CDS encoding PTS ascorbate transporter subunit IIC codes for MNSILNILIDIASTPAILVALIAVLGLGLQKKPISDVVRGGIKTFVGFLVVTAGAGVIEGSLAPFGEMFQHAFNMQGVVPNNEAIVALALTKYGTYTALIMLAGMAFNILIARITKFKYIYLTGHATLYMACMIAVIMSVTKMSAVPLVLVGGLALGLANTIFPAIAQPFTKQITKNDSVALGHTGNFGYALSGFIGKYVGNKEKSTEDINFPKGLSFLRDSTVSITLTMGIVYTIVALFAGNEFIAENLSNGTNYIIYALQQAGMFAAGVFVILAGVRLILAEIVPAFKGISEKLVPNSIPALDCPIVFPYAPNAVLIGFLTSFVGGIVSLFIMIATGTTVIIPGVVPHFFCGATAGVFGNATGGVRGAVVGSFIHGVIISFMPILLMPVMGDLGFQGSTFSDTDYGVTGIFLGKLADMGGQIAVVAGVLAVLALLIGLTVFGKKKTTETKEAA; via the coding sequence ATGAATAGTATCTTAAATATATTGATCGACATTGCAAGCACCCCAGCAATTCTGGTAGCCTTGATCGCAGTTCTGGGCCTAGGGTTACAGAAAAAGCCAATTTCAGATGTTGTCCGTGGTGGTATCAAAACCTTTGTTGGGTTTTTAGTGGTAACAGCAGGTGCTGGCGTGATCGAAGGCTCACTGGCGCCATTTGGAGAAATGTTCCAGCATGCGTTTAATATGCAAGGTGTGGTGCCGAATAATGAAGCAATCGTTGCCTTGGCTTTGACAAAATATGGGACATATACAGCACTTATTATGTTAGCGGGAATGGCGTTTAATATTTTGATCGCCCGTATTACGAAATTTAAATATATCTATTTAACAGGTCATGCCACGCTTTATATGGCGTGTATGATTGCTGTGATCATGAGTGTCACAAAAATGAGTGCCGTACCGTTAGTGTTAGTTGGTGGCTTGGCGTTAGGATTAGCGAATACGATTTTCCCTGCGATCGCTCAGCCGTTTACCAAACAAATTACCAAAAATGATTCAGTGGCTTTAGGTCATACAGGGAATTTTGGCTATGCTCTTAGTGGGTTTATCGGTAAATATGTGGGAAATAAAGAGAAATCAACCGAGGATATCAATTTTCCAAAAGGCTTGTCATTTTTACGTGATTCAACAGTTAGTATTACGTTGACGATGGGGATTGTGTATACAATTGTGGCCTTGTTTGCAGGAAATGAGTTTATTGCTGAAAATCTTAGTAATGGAACCAATTATATTATTTATGCACTACAACAAGCAGGGATGTTTGCGGCAGGTGTGTTTGTGATTTTAGCGGGGGTTCGTTTGATTTTAGCTGAAATTGTGCCCGCATTTAAAGGGATTTCTGAAAAATTAGTGCCGAATTCGATACCAGCGTTGGATTGTCCAATCGTTTTTCCTTATGCACCAAATGCAGTTTTGATTGGCTTTTTAACTAGCTTTGTTGGTGGAATTGTTAGTTTATTTATTATGATTGCAACAGGTACGACAGTGATTATTCCTGGTGTGGTGCCGCATTTCTTCTGTGGTGCGACAGCCGGTGTTTTTGGCAATGCTACTGGTGGTGTTCGAGGAGCGGTTGTAGGGTCATTTATTCATGGGGTGATTATCAGCTTTATGCCGATTTTATTGATGCCCGTTATGGGGGATTTAGGTTTCCAAGGATCGACTTTCTCTGATACAGATTATGGTGTGACGGGGATTTTCCTTGGTAAATTAGCCGATATGGGTGGTCAAATTGCTGTTGTTGCTGGCGTTTTAGCAGTGTTGGCGTTATTGATTGGATTAACGGTTTTCGGCAAGAAAAAAACGACTGAAACGAAGGAGGCAGCTTAA
- a CDS encoding PTS lactose transporter subunit IIB — protein MKMAAVCGSGLGSSFMVEMNINSVLNELGVTGVEVAHYDMGSATPDLADVFFVGGDLADSAQHLGNVVVLDSIIDMDELREKVRAVCVDEGLL, from the coding sequence ATGAAAATGGCAGCAGTTTGTGGATCTGGATTAGGATCTAGTTTTATGGTGGAAATGAATATCAATAGTGTCTTGAACGAATTAGGGGTAACAGGAGTTGAGGTGGCGCATTATGATATGGGAAGTGCAACACCGGATTTGGCAGATGTCTTTTTTGTGGGTGGGGATTTAGCGGATAGTGCGCAGCATTTAGGGAATGTGGTTGTTCTAGATAGTATTATCGATATGGATGAGTTAAGAGAAAAGGTCAGAGCAGTTTGTGTGGATGAAGGGTTACTCTAA